Genomic window (Gloeocapsa sp. DLM2.Bin57):
AAAGTTCCCTCAAAAACAGTCATGTTAGTTAGATAGTAGTAAAAGATTTTTAGAGTATCTCTTCCCAAAGTAACTAGGAAGAAATACCAGAGTCAAACAAGTTAAATCACAAAAAAGTTTAAAATAGCCACTAGAATGACTAAAACTAACCAAACACCAGAGCCAACAAAAAGCAAGGGTTTAGCTTGAGACCAATATTGGGGAGTAGCATAGGCTACCGGTACACCCACAACCATCACAAAAGAAAATAATACTAAAGCAGCAAGGCTAATTTGGAATAAAATTTGCATTTTGAACTTCTCCTGAAACAGTAGCTTTAAGTTAACACTGCCATCATTGATGACTTAAGATACACAATCACGACTTTAGTTATGATACTATTTTAGGAGTCAACAGGTCGTAATTTATTCTCGGATGGATTTAATTTTATGCCATCAAACCGCCGATTTTGACGCTCTTGGTGCAGCAGTAGGGCTAAGTTTACTCTATCAAGGTGCAAGAATAGTCTTAACTGGTGGTTCTCATCCTGGGGTGAGTAACTTTTTAGCCTTGTATCGGGATGAATTTCCCTTAATCGAGCGTCGTAGCGTTAATCCAAAATTAATCCGCTCTTTAATTATAGTAGATACCCAACAAAGCGATCGCCTCGGTAAGGCTCAAGAATGGTTAACCCAAGCACAAATTGCGCAAATAATTATCTATGACCATCATTATAGTGAGGAAAAGACCGATATTCCCGCCACAACTATCTATCTAGATCAAGTAGGAGCAGCTACTACTTTAGTAGTAGAAGAGTTACAAAAAGCGGGAATTACTCCTAATCAATTTGTAGCCACAGTAATGGCACTGGGAATACACGTAGATACAGGCTCTTTGACTTTTGCACAAACTACAGCTAGAGATGCTCAAGCTTTAGCTTGGTTAATGACAATGGGTGCTAATGTTAAAATCGTCTCAGAATACGTAGATCCGAGTTTATCACCGCAATTGCAACAACTCTTAAGTGAGGCGATCGCCAAAATTAAAACCACAGAGAGACAAGGATATCAGCTAGGTTGGGTGTTATTAAAAACCAGTAATTTTGTCCCAGGATTATCCAGCTTAACCGAAAGATTATTAGAAATAGTCGAAATAGATGCTCTGTTTCTTGCTCATTATTACCCAAAAAGTCAAGAACCCTATTTAACCATCATCGGGAGATCCCGTGTACCCCAAACCAATCTAGCTCAATTATTCACAGATTATGGTGGAGGTGGACATAGTAACGCAGCGTCAGTAAGTATGCGTTGTCCTGAACCAGAAACTATCTTAAATAAGATTATAGAGGAATTTAAAGCACAAATCCCCGAACCAGTCACCGCTAGAGAAATCATGTCTTCTCCAGTACGCACTATTCTACCAGAAACCACTATTGAACAAGCAGAGAGGATCTTATTTCGTTATGGACATTCGGGGTTATTCGTAGTAGATAGCGAGAGGGAATTAGTCGGGATTATCTCTCGTCGAGATTTAGATTTAGCTTTACATCACGGGTTTAGTCACGCACCTGTAAAAGGTTATATGACGCGCAATCTCAAAACTATCACCCCAACAACTTCCCTACAGGAAATAGAAGAGTTAATGGTTACCTATGACGTCGGGCGTCTTCCTGTTTTAGATCAGGGTAATTTAATCGGGATAGTCACTCGTACAGATGTACTTAGACAGTTACACCAAAATAACGGTGAGAAAAAAGACGCAGAAAAAACGGCTCTGATTTCTTGTTTGTTACCTTCCTTACAACAACTTTTACCCTCTTCTTTTTGGCAATTATTACAGGCGATCGCTACTGCAGCTAGTGAGCGCGGTTGGCATTTATACTTAGTAGGTGGAGGAGTACGAGATTTACTGTTAGCTAAACAAGGAGACAGTCTCTTACTCCAAGACATAGACTTAGTAGTAGATGGTTTCCATCAAAGCGCTGATACAGGAGCAGGAGTAGAATTAGCTAACCACATTAAGATCATCTATCCTCAAGCTAGTCTGTCTATACACGGAGAGTTTCAAACCGCGGCTTTAATGTGGCATAATGATCCAGAATTTGGTTCTCTGTGTATGGATATAGCTACCGCTAGAACAGAATTTTACCCCTATCCCGCGGCTAATCCTGAAGTAGAAGCTAGTTCGATTCGTCAGGATCTCTATAGAAGAGATTTTACCGTCAATGCTTTAGCTATACGTCTGACTAATCCTAAGTTGGGAGAGTTATTAGATTTTTTTGGGGGTTATCTAGATTTACAATCCCGTTTAATTAGAGTACTCCACGCTAATAGTTTTATTGAAGATCCTACCCGTATTTATCGTGCGGTGCGTTTTGCGGTTAAATTGAATTTTACTATTGAAGAAGAAACCGAAGGTTATATTAGATACGCCATCGCTAGTGGTGTCTATGCAAGATTACGCCGAGAAAATAAATTAGCTCCCGCTTTGACAACTAGACTGAAAGCTGAACTAAAATATATACTCTCCGCTGGTTATTGGCAAGCTGCTGTTAAATTACTCGCTGATTTAGAAGCTTTACGCTGTTTACACCCTGATTTAATCTTAACCAAGGTTTTGTGGTGGCAATTACGTTACGGCGATCGCTGG
Coding sequences:
- a CDS encoding CBS domain-containing protein, with product MDLILCHQTADFDALGAAVGLSLLYQGARIVLTGGSHPGVSNFLALYRDEFPLIERRSVNPKLIRSLIIVDTQQSDRLGKAQEWLTQAQIAQIIIYDHHYSEEKTDIPATTIYLDQVGAATTLVVEELQKAGITPNQFVATVMALGIHVDTGSLTFAQTTARDAQALAWLMTMGANVKIVSEYVDPSLSPQLQQLLSEAIAKIKTTERQGYQLGWVLLKTSNFVPGLSSLTERLLEIVEIDALFLAHYYPKSQEPYLTIIGRSRVPQTNLAQLFTDYGGGGHSNAASVSMRCPEPETILNKIIEEFKAQIPEPVTAREIMSSPVRTILPETTIEQAERILFRYGHSGLFVVDSERELVGIISRRDLDLALHHGFSHAPVKGYMTRNLKTITPTTSLQEIEELMVTYDVGRLPVLDQGNLIGIVTRTDVLRQLHQNNGEKKDAEKTALISCLLPSLQQLLPSSFWQLLQAIATAASERGWHLYLVGGGVRDLLLAKQGDSLLLQDIDLVVDGFHQSADTGAGVELANHIKIIYPQASLSIHGEFQTAALMWHNDPEFGSLCMDIATARTEFYPYPAANPEVEASSIRQDLYRRDFTVNALAIRLTNPKLGELLDFFGGYLDLQSRLIRVLHANSFIEDPTRIYRAVRFAVKLNFTIEEETEGYIRYAIASGVYARLRRENKLAPALTTRLKAELKYILSAGYWQAAVKLLADLEALRCLHPDLILTKVLWWQLRYGDRWLRLLNREETNNHWLIRLEIIIASLPTPAGVSLAESLQLPKDSIDRLRNLPQLKQHLTTRLGVTQLKSEIYYLLQPLDWVSLLLVGIDSDYPNRRKIWQYLTHLAYVKAPLNGDDLKTLGYKPGPQYKQILTRLLQATLDGEISSREEGLTLLSQME
- the psbZ gene encoding photosystem II reaction center protein PsbZ, which codes for MQILFQISLAALVLFSFVMVVGVPVAYATPQYWSQAKPLLFVGSGVWLVLVILVAILNFFVI